The following is a genomic window from Mustela erminea isolate mMusErm1 chromosome 14, mMusErm1.Pri, whole genome shotgun sequence.
ATTCATTCCAGTTTACTAGTATCAGAAAGTTTATGTTGAAAGTGCTTCTTGGCATGATAATTTTTTAACTAGATACTAAAAAGTGGCTCTGAAGTCTTTTGAAAACATATGTTCTTAAGCCCTATATCCTGAAGATTCTGCTACAAATGTCTAGCCCTCTCCAGATCTACTGACTCAGAATCAGTATCATGGGGCTTGAGTTCCaaaggtgattctgatgtactTATCCAACTGAGAACCATTGTCTTAAAGTTCTCAACTGGGATAAATTGTTCCCCACAAGAAATAGTTGGCTTTGGTTGAAGACAGTTTTGATTGTCATCACAACGTGGGAGGATGCTGCTCAGGTCTAGTGGGTAGAGGGCTGGGATGCTACTAAATATCGACGATGTACAGGACAGCCCCCAGTAAAGAATTACTGGCCCCAGATGTCCATGGAACTAGGTTGAGAAACTCTGTTTAAAAGGTATTATACTCTTGTATTGTTAGAATACCTTACACTGACTGCATATTGACTTGGCTTAATGAACTAAAGGTTCACAGCAACTGTTATAAATGGGAAGGATTTTGCTTCTGCAGTAGGCACAGTGCCATGGTCGGTTGCAGGTAGAATCTGATATCAAACCATATTTGTTACCTGATGGAGAATGTACTGGTAGGTCTTTTGATGCCTCTTTCTTTTAGCTTCTTCCTGTAAATCATTTCATCTTTAGAGCCTTGACCAAAGAGAAGGAGGGTGAGTGAGTAAAGGAATTGAAATTGGGTTTTTCCTAGTAATGTGAGAAAGATTCTATTTGATATTGAAGTtggaatttattactttttatattacTTATGACATTATAATAGGAATGTAAACTCCACTTGAAGGTAAGATGTAGAAATTCTTAGTGCCTTCATCTCTGACCCCCACTTGAGagtttgggatcttttgtggctGCTGTCTAAGGAACATTCCACCTATACCCTGCCACCAGAGTTCTAGAACAACTTTGTTCTCTGACTGCAAGTAAACCTAAAACCAAATGCAGGTCTGTGTAATCATTTCTAGTACtgatttcttttcagattttctttttcttcccttattaTTCCTTTGAGCTGATGACCTTGACTACTGATTTTGTCTCCTTGGAGGTCTTTTTTAAGCTACTTCAAATCCTTTGTGGACCTGGCTgaatataaacaaacatataaatgaCTCCCACTCGCTGTGGATTAAGGTAGAAACTCCTTCGTGTTCCATTTAGAACCTTTCATCTGGATCCAGCTACCTTTCTAGTCTTACCTTCCCACCCTATTCCCATGCATCTTGAGCCAGTCTCACCAGAATACCATCTGTTTCCCAAAAATTTATACTTTTCCTTTAAtctgttgtcctctaggattcaGACACATCACCTGTTCTTCTCACCTCTACCCAGAAAGCTGGAGAGGTAATACTTGTACTTATAATTAACTTTTAGCCTTTAATTAGAGTGTCATTCTCATAAGCAATCTCATGTACAATTCTGTATGTGTTTCATCACTGGCTGTGAAGCTCTTTGTGGTTTCACAGTTTGCACAGGACTAGAAAAACCCATACTTGACATATTGGATGTGTGAGAATCCACAAATGGAATGGTTTCTTGTTATCCTACAGAATGTTAGTTTATAATAGGATCAGTTTAGAGTAGAGAGACACTGGAAATAAATACACAAgttaggttattttaaaaacttcagatcattagtgaaaaattatttttgcctgTTGTGGCCATATTGTGCTTTTTTCCTCTACCAAACCCCATCTGCTCTAtgcctgaaattctttttttttttttttcttaagattttatttatttatttgacagacagagatcacaagtaggcagagaggcagacagagagagagagagaggaggaaacaggctccctgctgagcagagagtccgatgcggggctcgatcccaggaccctggatcatgacctgagccgaaggcagaggctttaacccactgagccacccaggcgcccctatgcctGAGATTCTTAAAAGTATGCAGACCAAGTGGGAGCTTCTTGCTGGTGGACTGTGAAATTATGAATGCGGTAGTCAGTTCATGGACCAACTTATATTTGTGACTAAAGTTTACTTACTAATAACTTATCAGATGAATTAGGGGATGCTAAATTAGATACTCATAAACTACATGTTATTGCCAAAGTTCACTGGGGACTCTAGTCAGATGATCTACTAAGATTCTGGCTTGGTATTGGTGCCAGGTTTCTGCAGTTTGTACAATTTGGGGGAAGGATACTTTACCTCGCACACCATCTTAGGTTGATTGGAACAAACTTTTCacctgttcttgttttttttttaattattattgttaaagattatgatcagtttattttattgaataaagatgattattttattttattgaggatgATTTTGCACATTTTCCAGAGACTACGCTTTAGGATTTGTATTTGTTGCGGTTCAGATATGACTTGTTGATCAGTTATTACTGAAAGAATCCAATACCTCCTCCCTTTGTTCTGCTGAAACCCCTTAACCTCTCTTTTCCTGAGAGAGAATTGTTTTTCCATTGTTCTTTTTCACTGGAGAATGGAAGAGTATGAGGGAGGTGTGACCCAGGGTCTCAGCCCCTACAGGTAGGCAGTAGGCAAGAGTTCAGGCTGTCTGAGTTGTAAGTTCtaggcccatgttgggtgtagagaatacttaaaaataaaatctttattaaaaaaaagaaagttaaagctATCAGCTCTGTGCTTGGGTTAGGTAATCAAAGCAGCTGATGCTTAGTAGTTGGCTACAatttctcctgcttctgctctgtttTACAACAAAAATACTTAACATGCTTCTAAACTGGTAGCCTGTTTTCAGTATCTGATACCTGTTTTTAATTTGTGGAGCACATTCtagtgctttttatatttttatactcttCTTACCTTTGACAGCTCTCCAGTTAGGTTTCATAAACTTTATTTAAGTCTAATGCTTCTCTCCTCCCAGAATGATTGAACTTTGTATATCCTTCTCAGCTGCTACCTGCTTTAGGATGGGCAGCCTGTTGTGTAAAAGTGAAGAACAGCTTACAGCTGACAGGACTAGGTGACAGCTGGATTCCACTTGTTAAGTAGGATGGAAGGCTGTCAGTTATTTGGCCAAAGATGGAGCACAGCTTGTGAGTTCCAGGTAATATGCTTACCCAGCTGCCTGTGTCTGCACTGctggaaataggaagaaagggCCTACAGACTGTCCTGATTGGAGAGGGGTTCGCAGTGCTTTAGAGTAAGGATTACAGTGATGAATTTCCTAGGTTTGTATCTCTTGTCAGCAATATGAATTTCAATAACCCTTAAGTCTGAAGTTACCtgtccataaaatgaaaataaagacatttaactGACAAAATTATTGCACAGATCAAGTGGGTAAGATGTTTAAAACCACATAGGAAATTGAAACATAAGAGTCTGCATCATAATGATTAATTCTTCCATAAACTGTTCTATAATCTTTAATATGGCTCCCTAGCCCTAAAGATTCTGGCTCTTTCCAGAAAAAGTCTTGGATTATCCTGGGAAATTCTGAAATTCCAACTCTTTGTCATGTATACCCTGGCTTCCCTTGGCTTCTGTGATCAGCACTGAATTTGTGAAGAATGTGGAAGCAGTCTTAGAGATAAGGCTTTCgataatttgctcaaggtcttGTGTAACTAAGAAATGATCTCAGAATCAAGATGAAGCCAAAAGTAAGATTATAGACTGTTAGTAGTAAAAATCTGTGATAAGTGATTGTTTCTCCTTGCTTACCAATAATGGGGTGacagagcttttattttattaactaaagCTGAAAATTTTATCTCTTAGCTGATTCGATTTACGTCTCAGTTTTTAAAGAGCATAGaaccttccccaccctcccctgccacGAATTGTCTTCCTGTTCCTTAGCTGTTTTTCTATTAGATTGGTAGTCTTACAAATTTGTGAACATTCTTAGCTATGACTTAGGATGACTTTTTTCCTACTCAGTACTAACAGAATCAAATGTGGATTAGCTGAGTGTACAGTGTGACATTTGATCCTTGCCCTTCTGCCACATACCTGCCATTcactgctggctttgaaaatgTGCTGGTTTCCATGGCTGATCTGAGCATTTcctataaaggaaagaaagtctgatgttttgtttctgtggcgtctaattctttattttctgggaAGCAGATGTGAATTTCCTGTGCCCTTAGTTCCTGTTTGAGGCCTTTATCAATATAATCACATGGCTTCTGGTATTTCCTTTCAATGGAAGAAACTGATCTTTGTGATTTGTATGTGGTATTGCAGATAAGTTGATTTAAAATACCCATGCACATAGCTTTCAGCACAACGAAACTATGGATATGAAAGCAGGTACTCACTGACACTGTCGCACATTTTGAAATCCTTCAATTCACTATATGTAATGAAAAAGTTCCAAAAAAACCTAAGCCTGAATAAAATCCCAAGTATGGTTATTTATGTAATTCAAGGTTATTTTTAACTCTGCATGTTAAGTTGCAAAGGCTTTCACACCTGTAATACCCAAGtactttataaatacagaaaccCCATAGATGTTTAATAATATGGACATCTTACCTATTTTGATAGTTTTTGTTCCCATATAACCCAGTGCAATACTTTGATCTAGAAGTACAGATTCGGGGATTCAAGCATAAGTCTTCCTTTttggcttccattttttatttgattcagCTTATTTGACCTTACATGAATTGACCAATCTCACTATCTTGGTTTTTTGAACTTTGAAATTGGTTATGTACAATTTGGTTTTCAATGTTGAAAGTTTCAGGGAGATAATATGGAACATTCTTGATCCTTGAATTAAACAGTGAATTATGgtgtattaatttctttaaaggaaCTTCAAGGAtgatataaataaacacattagTTTTTACGATATTCCTTTGAAGTATATTGCTAGTGTTACTGCTGTTGCACAAATGGCGGGGCACTTACTTTAAGAACCTTAATGATTCATCCAGAGGGATTGTACAAATTCCTAGGACATCCTCCACTCTGACATTGAGAACAGTGGTTCCTTCCCTATATCGTTATGCAGTGATGATGCTGGATGACTATGTCCTAAAGACCATGTCAGGGCTTTTGGCTATACTAAGTATATCATATTGGAAAAACTTGGGAAATTCTTCTCTATGTGATTTGAAGTGGGAGGGCTATCTAGATTCTTTAAAATCTGAattgtggggttttgttgttgttgttgttgttgttttaatcaacTCCTACCCACAGCAATATTTAGTGTTCAGAGTAATTTAGATCTAAAGAAGGTCAGAATTTCTGAGGCAGGAGAAAAATTCTCTTTGGGCCCCAGCTCTTCAAGTCATGAGCTTTGACTCTTCCTGGCATAGGAGACACAGCCTTCTACTCCAGTTCTCCCAGCCTCCAGGCAAAGACCCATGTGGTCAGTAGTGCTTTTTCCCCAGCCCTGAGACAGGCTGATTTGAACAGCCCCAGTGGCTCCAGTACATTGAACATCTGGCCCAAGGGCCACTACCATTTGTTGTAGTACCTCCAGTGTGTGATAGAAACCCAGCCCTTCTAGAAGAGAAATTTCACAGGGAAGCTTACCTTGCCTGGTTTCTACTGCTTTTGACAGTCTTTCTGGCTTTTctccaaaatatgtttttaatggataaaataaatcataagatTTCCAAGGAAACCATAAATATGTTGAAAAAGTTAtcaaaatagtaaaacaaaaaaattttacacAGTACTATGTAACATAGTCTAACAACTGTAATTTTGAGCAAGTATAAAAGCTATTGTGAGAAATCTATTTGTATTACATACAATTAGAAATAATCACAATATAATGACTGTTTTAAACTTTAATGTAAAATAGAACATAATACTAGAAGGTAGAAGGTTTTAGTTAATTTCCCTTCTTCTATGGACCACTATGGAATGAATCCAAAGAGACTTGAAGACAATTCCTTAGTTCTGTTGCTGCATCTGGAAAACCATACTGGTACTTGATAGTTTGAATTTTCTCCAGTCCTAAGTTCTAGAGGTACCTAAAATGAATGATTTATGTATAGGAAAACTAAAGTGGTAAGATGGTACAAAACCTATACAAACAGTATTCTGGGGCTGAAGAGGAAATTCTATTCCTCAGCTGTAAATATGGATGAGTATTTCCTGAAAAGAAGTTAATGCCTTAGAATAATGAAGTTCAGCAATCTGATTGTCTACTTCTATTCTGCTTTCAGGAAGGGGatatgaaagtaaataaaaagtatcttcccttcccttttttggtaacAGACTTAGCTAGGTTTCTGTTTTGAAATACCAAGAGGAGTTTTCCGTATGGAATGAGAAGGCTTATTAGATATTCACCCAGTTTTTTTCTCCCACTGTCTCCCACAATTCCGTCTAGAATTGAGATTGTGCAGAAAAATATACCAAGTTGAAACACTTGAAGCTTAGCTACTTTTGATTTCAGATAACTCATTATTCTCAGATAACTTCAGATAATGAAGTTATCCTTTTCAAATAACTTCAGAAATTAAATTCTTTACCCTTCCTTCTATtctaaaataaactaattttcttCCACCGACCACTACCTGCCCTCCCAATAGAAATTTCGTAGAAATATTTGGCTAGTGAGATTTGAGAGAGTTCTTTTTTCATTGGCATGTAGGACTATTTTCATTATGTAGTGTGACAGAGATCAACGTGTACATGTTCCATTTTTTTAGAggagggggacaggcaggggatGGAGGCAGGAGGCGAGAAAACATGCAGGATATGAGAGCCAGAGTCCTAGCACAATTATATATGCCCAAGGTAGGAGAAAGAAAGTCTTTGCATCTAAATTTTTGCAGTGAGACTGCAAATCCCATTTAAGCAACTAGACCTATAATGATCACTTGtgtaacattctctctctctctctctcttgtccccTTTCTTTCTAAggtaaatttgaagaaaaagaagatagtgTGCCTAAGCTGGAACAGCTCAACAGCCTGGGTTGTATGACTAATATGAATCTcgtattaacaaaacaaaatttgctaCACATGGAACTGTTATTATTAGAAACCTTTCAGTGGAACCTCTGCCTTCCAACAGCTGCCCATTTCATTGAGTATTATCTCTCCGAAGCAGTACACGAAACAGATCTTCATGATGGCTGGCCGATGATTtgcttggaaaaaacaaaactctataTGGCCAAGTATGCAGATTATTTCCTGGAAGTATCTTTGCAAGGTGAGTCATTGTGGATGCCAGTAGGTGACATGTGAGCTTGTGActtgtgtattcttttgcttaaGTTCATTTTTGATGTCTCCACAGATTATGCCTTTCTAAATTATGCACCTTCTTTAGTAGCTGCTGCATGTGTGGCTTCTTCAAGGATTATACTTCGTCTTTCTCCAACGTGGCCTACAAGACTGCATCGTCTTACTGCTTACTCCTGGGATTTTTTAGTGCAGTGCATTGAACGGCTCTTGATGTAAGCCTCCTTGATCTCGTGTTTGTgatttctcagtatttttcttcATGGATGAGGGGCCCTAAAAACAACTTCTCACAAACATGTAGCTTTTAGGACCCTGGCTCTGACCATTGCTGCCATGGGCAAGCCACTTTATGAGCCATGTTTGGTGGAAAGCTGTACCTTGGCTGTTTCCAGGGAGAGGCTGTCAGTGCTGTCATGAATCTGGATACTCAGTGTATGCGCTTACGTAAGTGAGCCCGTAGCCCAGATCACTCCAGGCAAGTCTTGCCTTGGTCCTTTCCACATCTCGGAATGGTCAGGCCACCAGGGTGTCACCAAAGTGTTTATTGTGGATATATTTCTTAAGCAGGAAATAGGCCTCCAAGTGATAGGCCTCACTATCAGTGAGTTCCCAAGGTTTGTGCCAAAGGAAGGAGCTTTTCAGAAGGATAAGAGTGAGATCTCACCATTGTCGGGATTACGGTTCCAGTGACTGCTACAGGCAGTGGGGCCGTCTGCCGAGTCAGCCGTTATTaaccatcttctctctctccctgcagcgCGCATGATAATGATGTGAAAGAGGCGAACAAACAGAGAGGCCAGGCAGGGTCCCAGCCAGCGCAGCTGAGCGTGCTGCAGTCAGCTTCCCAGCCCTCTCGGCCAGTTCACTTCCAGCAGCCCCACTATCTCCACCAGATGCACCACACCCCGCTACAGTATCGCCATCCTGTAGCTGAACAGCCAAGCTGCCCGCAGATTGGATCCACCACGCACACCTCATCTTACACACTACAGACGTGTCCTGCTGGCTTCCAAACCAGTGTGCAGGGCCTCGGGCACGTGCAGACTGGTGTTGGGATGTCCCTGGCCATACCAGTAGAAGTTAAGCCCTGTCTGAATGTTTCTTATAATCGGAGTTATCAGATCAATGAACATTACCCTTGCATCACTCCGTGCTTTGAAAGGTGATCTTATGTGAAGGTAATTCTCGACCCAGACTGTTCTGTGACTTGAAGCTCTGGGGCAAGCTTTTTGTAAACTTCTCTTCAGAAGGAAAGGGATCCAAATTATATCAGAACTCTTCGGAGACCAGCATCAGGAAGACAACTGTCCCTTTCACTGCGCCACGAGTACCTGGGAGGACTGAACAAACACTGCACACACTTTAATAGTATGCGTATCAGATCCTGTCAAAACACATCCCTGTGTGACAAAAATTTTCAAGCCCTGGCTGATGgtccaaatatttcaaaaatattcaatACGATAGAAAATTTGGACAGACTCTAAATCACCATTTTGAGATTTGACCTGTGGTGGGCTCTGGGCCTAATGTTAGCTTGTATTTCAGAGACTAATGTTTATCTGTGGACTTGCCAAATGGTCTTTTTATGAAGGAAAGTTACAGTATTAATTTTTgaagaggacttttttttattCTGCAGTTTTGAGTTACATTTTTGATCTACAAATGAATTTTTGAGTTTAAACTCATGAATTGCTATGCTATACCAATctgtacagtaaaaaaaaaattttttttagatgagtCTATATAACTTCCTATCACAATATATAGGTATCTGGATTTATGTACTAAAATTAAGGGTGGAGTAGATCTCTTAAAATCATGGTcgtaagtttttgttgttttttggccCTAAGTGATCAACCTCAAATCTTTAGGATTAAAACACACTTAACTCAGGGAATTTGTACTACTTGGAAACACTTAACTGTAATGCAACATGCTTTGGGAATGTTATCGTATGAACTACCTTTATAACATAGGTTAAAATACTCTTGCTAGGATGTTTTCAGCTGAGAACATAATTGTAGCTTAGAATGAATGAAGTGGTTCCTGTCATTCAGAATCCATATATAGGTTTTGCATTTCTCAGTGCAATCAATGATTTATACTCAGATTTGATGTTACTCTAGAAGTTTTTTCAAGGGGAGGTGTAACTGTAAAATGTCAGTACTAGAATAAAGTCCTGTAGATTTATTTTGAAGTGGAATGTGGCCAGGGTAGTTCTCAGGTTGTGCTAGAGCAGCACTTTGTGATGTGGAGGACAAGTTTTATAAGCAGCCTTGCAATCCAGCCGGTTCGGGTGTATCGGGCAAAGGAACCGAATACTAGATTGCAGTAGCCACTTGCATTACTTTGGCTCCAGAACTGCCCTGAGACATTTCACTGTGTCGGTAATGAGTGAAAACAGCAATAATTAGTCATTACAGCAAGGGCAATTTGGGGGGAAAgagtttggagggaaaaaaaggaaaaagaaagcattgtAATAACTGAAACTATACATTGTGCTCTTATCTGTGGAAGAAGAGAGATTTGGTGGAGGGAAgctttctgatttaaaaattagtaaggtgtgtctttttgtttgtgttttttttaaagatagcacTTGAATAGAAGGGAAACTGCATGGCAGGTGTGTGACTGCCGCAATATGCATTGAAGACAAACTTATTATAAGATGTTGTGGGTATGCAGCAGGAGTCTCCGTAATCACACCGACGGCTTTTGTTGGGAAGGGAAGGGACTCAACGCAGTAGTGGACTGATCCAGATGGCTCCAGTGGGTAAATGTGGGTGGGTGGCGTGTGCCAGCATGAATTCCTAGAGAATGACCTCCTTAAAAGAATGGTTAACTTTTATAATTAGAGTACATATGGCATGATGTGGATTTATTAATATAGTCTGGTAGGTAAAAAACCACTCAGGTAAGAACACTTACTCTTGGCAGTTTTCAAGCCTGAAAATTGTTTTCTGAAAGTATCATCACTTTTCCTCTTTACAGAAAGGCTGCTCATTGGGTTTTGGTAGTTCTTACCTCAAGAGAACTTGAATTATTTGGGGGAAAGTGGgttaaaaagagaatatatctTTCACATTCACATGCAGAACCCAGCACCTGGAGTCCAACTTTCAGTATTTTAACTACCTCAATAATGCTATGAA
Proteins encoded in this region:
- the CCNJ gene encoding cyclin-J isoform X3 — translated: MELEGQWWRGQLAADIHQALRYKELKLPSYKGQSPQLSLRRYFADLIAIVSNRFTLCPSARHLAVYLLDLFMDRYDISIQQLHLVALSCLLLASKFEEKEDSVPKLEQLNSLGCMTNMNLVLTKQNLLHMELLLLETFQWNLCLPTAAHFIEYYLSEAVHETDLHDGWPMICLEKTKLYMAKYADYFLEVSLQDYAFLNYAPSLVAAACVASSRIILRLSPTWPTRLHRLTAYSWDFLVQCIERLLIAHDNDVKEANKQRGQAGSQPAQLSVLQSASQPSRPVHFQQPHYLHQMHHTPLQYRHPVAEQPSCPQIGSTTHTSSYTLQTCPAGFQTSVQGLGHVQTGVGMSLAIPVEVKPCLNVSYNRSYQINEHYPCITPCFER
- the CCNJ gene encoding cyclin-J isoform X2 encodes the protein MRRVGELVWIGARFRSSQVKRHSHPRLKLPRLARRAARSHGAGGTVVAGTAGRRHSSSASIQGSAWTRRTKSDSRLELKLPSYKGQSPQLSLRRYFADLIAIVSNRFTLCPSARHLAVYLLDLFMDRYDISIQQLHLVALSCLLLASKFEEKEDSVPKLEQLNSLGCMTNMNLVLTKQNLLHMELLLLETFQWNLCLPTAAHFIEYYLSEAVHETDLHDGWPMICLEKTKLYMAKYADYFLEVSLQAAACVASSRIILRLSPTWPTRLHRLTAYSWDFLVQCIERLLIAHDNDVKEANKQRGQAGSQPAQLSVLQSASQPSRPVHFQQPHYLHQMHHTPLQYRHPVAEQPSCPQIGSTTHTSSYTLQTCPAGFQTSVQGLGHVQTGVGMSLAIPVEVKPCLNVSYNRSYQINEHYPCITPCFER
- the CCNJ gene encoding cyclin-J isoform X4; the protein is MELEGQWWRGQLAADIHQALRYKELKLPSYKGQSPQLSLRRYFADLIAIVSNRFTLCPSARHLAVYLLDLFMDRYDISIQQLHLVALSCLLLASKFEEKEDSVPKLEQLNSLGCMTNMNLVLTKQNLLHMELLLLETFQWNLCLPTAAHFIEYYLSEAVHETDLHDGWPMICLEKTKLYMAKYADYFLEVSLQAAACVASSRIILRLSPTWPTRLHRLTAYSWDFLVQCIERLLIAHDNDVKEANKQRGQAGSQPAQLSVLQSASQPSRPVHFQQPHYLHQMHHTPLQYRHPVAEQPSCPQIGSTTHTSSYTLQTCPAGFQTSVQGLGHVQTGVGMSLAIPVEVKPCLNVSYNRSYQINEHYPCITPCFER
- the CCNJ gene encoding cyclin-J isoform X1 gives rise to the protein MRRVGELVWIGARFRSSQVKRHSHPRLKLPRLARRAARSHGAGGTVVAGTAGRRHSSSASIQGSAWTRRTKSDSRLELKLPSYKGQSPQLSLRRYFADLIAIVSNRFTLCPSARHLAVYLLDLFMDRYDISIQQLHLVALSCLLLASKFEEKEDSVPKLEQLNSLGCMTNMNLVLTKQNLLHMELLLLETFQWNLCLPTAAHFIEYYLSEAVHETDLHDGWPMICLEKTKLYMAKYADYFLEVSLQDYAFLNYAPSLVAAACVASSRIILRLSPTWPTRLHRLTAYSWDFLVQCIERLLIAHDNDVKEANKQRGQAGSQPAQLSVLQSASQPSRPVHFQQPHYLHQMHHTPLQYRHPVAEQPSCPQIGSTTHTSSYTLQTCPAGFQTSVQGLGHVQTGVGMSLAIPVEVKPCLNVSYNRSYQINEHYPCITPCFER